In a genomic window of Tissierella sp. Yu-01:
- the dpsA gene encoding dipicolinate synthase subunit DpsA: MGKKFTILGGDKRSAELVSLLKMDGHEVIIYGCFNKLIQNEIEQFSLEHSIRNSDVIIGPLPFSSDNIMVNAPHFTGRIPIEEVLNLINDKQILTAGKISKTIKDKAVEKDIVIADYFEREEMQVLNAIPTAEGAIQVAMKEMPITLHNSNIIVLGYGRIGKILSKMLYGIGANVHVEARSYDDLAWIKSNGFIPVNLKEINAFLPKMNVVFNTVPFLILDKELLSSISKDCTIIDLASKPGGVDLNIAEELELKVISALGLPGKVAPVTAAKVIKDTIYNIIEELEV; this comes from the coding sequence GAAGTGATAATCTATGGCTGTTTTAATAAACTTATACAGAATGAGATTGAACAGTTTAGTCTTGAGCATTCTATAAGAAATTCTGATGTAATTATAGGGCCATTACCATTTTCAAGTGATAATATAATGGTAAATGCGCCACATTTTACAGGACGGATTCCCATAGAAGAAGTTCTAAATTTAATAAATGATAAGCAGATTTTAACAGCTGGAAAGATAAGTAAAACTATCAAGGATAAGGCTGTAGAAAAGGACATTGTTATAGCTGATTATTTTGAAAGAGAAGAAATGCAGGTATTAAACGCTATACCAACAGCTGAAGGGGCTATACAAGTTGCCATGAAGGAAATGCCTATCACTCTTCATAATTCCAATATTATAGTCCTAGGGTATGGGAGAATAGGAAAGATATTATCTAAAATGCTATATGGAATTGGAGCCAATGTACATGTAGAAGCAAGAAGTTATGATGATTTGGCATGGATAAAGAGTAATGGTTTCATTCCCGTAAACCTAAAGGAAATAAACGCTTTTCTACCTAAGATGAATGTAGTTTTTAATACCGTCCCTTTTTTAATATTAGATAAAGAGTTACTAAGTAGCATAAGCAAAGATTGTACTATTATAGACTTAGCATCTAAGCCTGGAGGTGTAGATTTAAATATAGCAGAAGAACTTGAATTAAAAGTAATTAGTGCTTTGGGTTTACCTGGAAAAGTAGCACCGGTTACTGCAGCCAAAGTTATCAAGGATACAATTTATAATATTATTGAGGAGTTGGAGGTATAA
- a CDS encoding cold-shock protein yields the protein MTGTVKWFNAEKGFGFITGEDGKDVFAHFSQIQKEGFKSLEEGQEVEFEVVQGQKGLQAENITVK from the coding sequence ATGACTGGTACAGTAAAATGGTTTAACGCAGAAAAAGGATTTGGATTTATTACAGGAGAAGACGGAAAAGACGTTTTCGCTCATTTTTCTCAAATTCAAAAAGAAGGATTTAAATCCTTAGAAGAAGGCCAAGAAGTTGAATTCGAAGTAGTTCAAGGACAAAAAGGTCTTCAAGCAGAAAATATTACAGTAAAATAA
- a CDS encoding dipicolinate synthase subunit B yields MSVEGLKIGFALTGSSCNFSSVFPIIEDLANKGADIYPIISHAVDTFDTRFGTAEEWKNKLKDITGKELIKTIVEAEPVGPKLKLDVLVVAPCTGNTTAKLANAITDTSVTMACKAHLRNQRPLVLAIATNDGLGANAKNIGLLLNTKNIYFVPFGQDDAINKPNSVIAKFDKIEETIEAAILGKQLQPLLV; encoded by the coding sequence ATGTCAGTGGAAGGTTTAAAAATAGGTTTTGCACTTACAGGGTCGTCTTGTAATTTTAGTAGCGTTTTTCCAATAATTGAGGACTTAGCCAATAAAGGAGCAGATATTTATCCTATAATATCACATGCAGTTGATACTTTTGATACTAGATTTGGTACAGCAGAAGAGTGGAAGAATAAATTGAAAGATATTACTGGCAAGGAATTAATTAAAACTATTGTAGAAGCTGAGCCAGTTGGACCAAAATTAAAGCTTGATGTTCTTGTTGTGGCACCTTGTACAGGTAATACTACAGCTAAGTTGGCAAATGCAATTACTGATACTTCAGTAACTATGGCTTGTAAGGCCCATTTAAGGAATCAACGACCTCTAGTTTTAGCTATAGCAACTAATGACGGACTTGGAGCTAATGCCAAAAATATCGGCTTATTATTAAATACGAAGAATATTTATTTCGTACCTTTTGGTCAAGACGATGCTATAAATAAACCAAATTCAGTTATAGCAAAATTTGATAAAATCGAGGAAACTATTGAGGCAGCAATACTCGGGAAACAACTTCAACCTTTATTAGTTTAA
- a CDS encoding aspartate kinase — protein MGIVVQKFGGTSLRNINKESDFLIHVKREVQIGSKLVIVVSAMGRGGEPYATDTLISQLENISTIINPKKKDFIMSVGEIISAALVSHLLESEGLSSEALTGFQAGIITDDTFNSGRIMGINTNRIQRYLNRNKIVVVAGFQGATENMDITTLGRGGSDTTAVALGGYLNAERVDIFTDVPGVAIIDPRIVPDAKYIKKISYDDMYRLAIDGASVVHPTAVLLGKQHNVPIRVLSTFMDSSGTLISNDNSNSDIIGFGVKKHEESSTVSLIFNSDYRNSIINKLDEFLSEEEIVSNIEYFNDKISLTVKNQVFIEFMKRLHDNFF, from the coding sequence ATGGGCATTGTAGTTCAAAAGTTTGGAGGTACTTCACTGAGAAATATAAATAAAGAAAGTGACTTTCTTATACATGTTAAGAGAGAAGTGCAAATAGGCAGTAAGCTTGTCATAGTTGTATCTGCAATGGGTAGAGGTGGAGAACCTTATGCTACTGACACACTAATAAGTCAATTAGAAAATATTAGCACTATAATAAATCCAAAGAAAAAGGACTTTATTATGTCAGTTGGAGAAATAATTTCTGCAGCTCTTGTATCCCATTTATTAGAAAGTGAAGGTTTATCCTCAGAAGCCTTAACAGGTTTTCAAGCTGGTATAATCACTGATGATACCTTTAACTCAGGAAGAATAATGGGAATTAATACTAATAGAATCCAAAGGTATCTAAATAGAAATAAAATTGTAGTCGTAGCAGGATTTCAAGGAGCTACAGAAAATATGGATATAACCACTCTTGGCAGAGGTGGCAGTGATACCACAGCTGTAGCATTAGGTGGATATTTAAATGCGGAAAGAGTTGATATATTCACCGATGTCCCAGGAGTTGCCATAATTGATCCAAGAATAGTACCTGATGCAAAATATATAAAAAAAATTTCCTATGATGATATGTATAGATTAGCTATTGATGGTGCAAGTGTTGTTCATCCAACCGCTGTTTTATTGGGAAAACAACATAATGTCCCAATAAGAGTCCTATCAACTTTTATGGATAGCTCAGGAACTCTTATTTCAAATGATAATAGTAACTCTGATATAATTGGATTTGGAGTTAAAAAACATGAGGAGAGTTCAACTGTCTCACTTATTTTTAATAGTGATTATAGAAACAGTATTATAAACAAATTGGATGAATTCCTGTCTGAAGAAGAGATCGTGAGTAATATTGAATATTTCAACGATAAAATTTCTTTAACAGTTAAAAATCAAGTGTTCATTGAGTTTATGAAGAGATTACATGATAATTTCTTTTAA
- a CDS encoding iron ABC transporter permease, whose amino-acid sequence MNRSVTDAIKLNRHGFIQLFIAMVLLFLVSIISIGVGKYPIPFEDIINIIFGKEVDSTAKMVFFGLRLPRTIMVLIAGIGLSVAGSVYQTIFKNPLATPDIIGVSSGANLGAAVAIVFFSGGTNTIAISAFIGGLIAVFTAIGLTKLSRNSGISTFVLSGIVIGSITEGLIMMLKFFADPDRQLAAMEFWAMGSFASITEDKVLSIVPYFIVGIIMLLLLRWQINILSLNDDEGKSLGVPVELIRFVVILAATLVVASIVCITGLIAFIGLIAPHIGRMITRRNDFYTTIFSGLIGGTILIVADCLARSISGSEIPISILTTFIGAPFLAYLMSRYR is encoded by the coding sequence ATGAATAGAAGTGTGACAGATGCAATAAAGCTCAATAGACATGGATTTATTCAATTATTTATAGCAATGGTATTATTATTCCTAGTATCGATAATATCAATAGGGGTAGGGAAATATCCAATTCCTTTTGAAGACATAATAAATATTATCTTTGGCAAAGAAGTTGATTCTACTGCAAAGATGGTATTCTTTGGACTTAGATTGCCAAGAACCATAATGGTTCTTATTGCAGGTATAGGACTTAGTGTAGCAGGAAGTGTATATCAGACAATATTTAAAAATCCACTTGCAACACCAGATATTATTGGAGTATCTTCTGGTGCAAATCTAGGAGCTGCAGTAGCTATTGTGTTTTTTTCTGGTGGGACAAACACTATAGCTATTTCCGCTTTTATAGGTGGACTTATTGCAGTATTTACCGCCATAGGCCTTACCAAGTTATCAAGAAATAGTGGTATATCTACATTTGTTCTATCGGGAATAGTAATTGGTTCTATTACTGAAGGCTTAATTATGATGTTAAAATTCTTCGCGGATCCAGATAGACAACTTGCGGCAATGGAGTTTTGGGCTATGGGTAGTTTTGCTAGTATTACGGAAGATAAGGTTTTATCCATAGTTCCGTACTTTATAGTAGGAATCATCATGCTATTATTATTAAGATGGCAAATAAATATATTATCACTAAATGATGATGAAGGAAAAAGTTTAGGAGTACCAGTTGAATTAATTAGATTTGTTGTTATACTTGCAGCAACATTAGTAGTTGCAAGTATTGTATGTATTACTGGTCTTATAGCCTTTATTGGACTTATAGCTCCACATATAGGTAGGATGATTACAAGAAGAAATGACTTCTACACAACTATTTTTAGCGGTTTGATTGGTGGTACAATCCTAATAGTTGCTGATTGTCTTGCAAGAAGTATCTCAGGAAGTGAGATTCCTATTAGTATATTGACTACCTTTATTGGCGCGCCATTTTTGGCATATTTAATGTCTCGCTACAGATAG
- a CDS encoding aldehyde ferredoxin oxidoreductase N-terminal domain-containing protein, giving the protein MGKIIHVDLKNKQITEKSNDTNDYGRGLLVKLIDEYVPQEAHRFDDDNIVVLAPGLFSGTLAPSTGRLLVGTKESNNGGILTSNMAGTISQKLASLNIEAIILSGRNIEDIPLSIIVDDKNISLEYIREIKGLKVSSTIEKFHQLYGKNCGIIGIGPSGENMLPVSSLFSTYPEGNPSFYCARNSIGDVFGHKNVKAIVVNNKAHFNSPVNDMENFKKASKKLSRLIIDHPICGKALPGLGSITLMKMMQQGKFIEFNVINNNIRSTNDNLNRTCSPLCVVGCLNRHATSDDDFYSAPAESEASAALFDAFGIDDKKYVKDFTNRCFELGIDCMEFIFSCEMYFKLQNIKGNIEELDNAIEGIRNMTLNGRIIGSKTDGIYNLFRERKEFKRMVSKPSVVEESNFNIDIPSKTVNIPGISDLEYLYAYVIVLENLGFCLFTSFAFLDSKIALTLLADMYYYKTGQKVDEKDLLEYAIKSLNNEKKIPNFIKVLYRYFNSPF; this is encoded by the coding sequence ATGGGTAAAATAATACATGTAGATTTAAAGAATAAACAAATAACTGAAAAAAGCAATGATACTAATGACTATGGTAGAGGTCTATTAGTAAAATTAATAGATGAATATGTACCACAAGAAGCACATAGATTTGATGATGACAATATTGTAGTCCTAGCTCCTGGACTTTTCTCAGGAACCTTAGCGCCAAGTACTGGAAGACTATTAGTAGGAACTAAGGAATCTAACAACGGTGGTATATTAACTTCAAATATGGCAGGAACTATATCACAAAAACTTGCATCCTTAAACATAGAAGCCATAATCTTATCTGGTAGAAATATTGAGGACATCCCCTTATCGATAATAGTAGATGATAAGAATATTTCTCTTGAATATATTAGGGAAATTAAAGGATTAAAAGTATCATCTACCATAGAGAAATTTCATCAATTATACGGTAAGAATTGTGGGATTATTGGAATAGGGCCTTCGGGCGAAAACATGTTACCTGTATCAAGCCTTTTTAGTACATACCCTGAAGGAAATCCATCGTTTTATTGTGCGAGAAACAGTATTGGTGATGTATTTGGGCATAAGAATGTAAAAGCTATTGTTGTAAATAATAAAGCACATTTTAATTCCCCAGTAAATGATATGGAAAACTTTAAAAAGGCATCAAAGAAATTATCAAGATTGATCATTGATCATCCTATATGTGGTAAAGCCCTACCTGGTCTTGGTTCTATTACTTTAATGAAAATGATGCAGCAAGGAAAATTTATTGAGTTTAATGTAATTAATAATAATATCAGATCCACAAATGATAATTTAAACAGAACCTGTTCCCCACTTTGTGTTGTTGGATGTTTAAATAGACATGCTACATCTGATGATGACTTTTACTCGGCTCCAGCAGAAAGTGAAGCCTCTGCAGCATTATTTGATGCCTTTGGAATCGATGATAAAAAGTATGTAAAGGATTTTACAAATAGATGCTTTGAGCTTGGTATTGATTGCATGGAGTTTATATTTAGCTGCGAGATGTATTTTAAGTTACAAAACATAAAAGGTAATATTGAAGAATTAGATAATGCCATTGAAGGTATAAGAAATATGACTTTAAATGGCAGAATAATAGGTAGTAAAACAGATGGAATATATAATTTATTCAGAGAGAGAAAAGAATTTAAGAGAATGGTGTCCAAGCCTTCAGTAGTAGAAGAGAGTAATTTCAATATAGATATCCCTTCAAAAACTGTTAATATACCTGGAATATCTGATTTAGAGTATCTATATGCTTATGTAATAGTTCTAGAAAATTTAGGTTTCTGTCTATTTACCTCCTTTGCATTTTTAGATAGTAAAATAGCTTTAACTTTATTAGCTGATATGTACTACTATAAAACTGGTCAAAAAGTAGATGAAAAAGATTTACTGGAATATGCAATAAAGAGTCTAAATAATGAAAAGAAGATACCGAATTTCATAAAAGTACTATATAGATATTTTAATAGTCCATTCTAA
- a CDS encoding aspartate-semialdehyde dehydrogenase, with translation MKSYNIAIVGAMGAVGKELTNVLIERQFPIKSIKLLGTATNKGREVLFNDEILFTEETCEGAFKDVDIAFFCVEAEISKSLMPIAVGEGAIVIDNSSAYRMDENIPLVVPEVNAEILKNHKGLVANPNCSTIQMLVPLKPIHDKYRIKRIVVSTYQAVSGTGKNAIDELDKQTRDYTTQKEIEHSVYPYQILFNALPHIDAFLDTGYTKEEMKMVNETNRILDKNIKITSTTVRIPVFRGHSESVNIETELPFDIKDLKELLENSPGVIVLDNPAEKLYPMPLYSENTSDVFVGRIRRDFTVENGINMWIVADNLRKGAALNAVQIAESLIEQDLV, from the coding sequence TTGAAAAGTTATAATATAGCAATTGTTGGTGCAATGGGAGCCGTTGGCAAAGAACTTACAAATGTTCTTATTGAACGACAATTCCCCATAAAATCAATTAAATTATTAGGTACTGCTACTAACAAAGGTAGAGAAGTACTTTTTAATGATGAAATACTTTTTACTGAAGAAACCTGTGAAGGCGCCTTTAAAGATGTGGATATTGCATTCTTCTGTGTTGAAGCTGAAATTAGCAAAAGTTTAATGCCTATTGCAGTTGGCGAAGGTGCTATCGTCATAGACAATAGTAGTGCTTATAGAATGGATGAGAATATTCCTTTAGTAGTTCCAGAAGTAAATGCAGAAATTTTAAAAAATCATAAAGGTCTTGTTGCAAACCCTAACTGCTCTACTATCCAAATGCTAGTACCTTTAAAACCAATACATGATAAATATAGAATAAAAAGAATCGTAGTCTCCACCTACCAAGCTGTATCAGGTACAGGTAAAAATGCTATTGATGAATTAGATAAACAAACTAGAGATTATACCACACAAAAAGAAATAGAACACTCAGTGTATCCATATCAAATATTATTTAATGCTCTTCCTCACATCGATGCATTTCTTGATACTGGATATACAAAAGAAGAGATGAAAATGGTAAATGAAACTAATAGAATTTTAGATAAAAACATTAAAATAACATCCACAACAGTACGCATTCCAGTATTTAGAGGCCACTCTGAATCAGTTAATATAGAAACAGAATTACCTTTTGATATAAAAGACCTTAAGGAATTACTAGAAAATTCTCCTGGAGTAATTGTTTTAGATAATCCTGCGGAAAAACTATATCCTATGCCTCTATATTCAGAGAATACCAGTGATGTGTTTGTAGGTCGTATCAGACGTGATTTCACCGTTGAAAACGGGATTAATATGTGGATAGTAGCAGATAACCTTAGAAAGGGAGCTGCACTTAATGCTGTACAAATAGCCGAATCACTCATTGAGCAGGACCTTGTTTAG
- a CDS encoding ABC transporter substrate-binding protein codes for MNFWKRSVLLVLALIMMLTFVGCSSTPETVDVDEPVVETAAEEQVEQEVVEESAWPVVITDHLGREVTIEEKPEKLVSGYFITSSMLIALGLEDNVVGIEAKANSRPIYSLAAPQLLDLHNVGTAKEFDLEGCLALEPDLVILPIKLKDAIESLEGFGISAIAVNPEDMDLLKETLTMIGKATGTENKANELMAYYDEQVAEMGKLAGEKKMVYLGGNSDFLSTATGKMYQNYMIETAGAVNVAYEIDDTYWATVSYEQLLAYNPDVIIIVPEADYTKEDILNDDKLAPINAVQNNAIYVMPDSFEAWDSPVPSGILGTMWLTSVLNEENYPFDSFKEDVAEFYERFYDFTVDSEKITK; via the coding sequence ATGAATTTTTGGAAAAGAAGTGTTTTATTAGTATTAGCTTTAATAATGATGTTAACTTTTGTAGGGTGCTCATCTACTCCAGAAACTGTAGATGTTGACGAACCCGTTGTAGAAACAGCAGCAGAAGAGCAAGTAGAACAAGAAGTTGTAGAGGAATCAGCATGGCCTGTAGTTATTACAGATCATTTGGGAAGAGAAGTGACAATCGAAGAAAAGCCAGAGAAATTAGTAAGTGGATATTTCATTACATCATCCATGCTAATAGCATTAGGTTTAGAGGATAATGTAGTTGGTATTGAAGCGAAGGCAAATTCAAGACCTATTTATTCGTTGGCAGCACCACAATTATTAGATCTTCATAATGTAGGAACTGCAAAGGAATTCGATTTAGAAGGATGTCTTGCTCTTGAACCAGATTTAGTAATCCTTCCTATAAAATTAAAGGATGCTATTGAAAGCCTTGAAGGATTTGGAATAAGTGCAATAGCAGTTAATCCAGAAGATATGGACTTATTAAAAGAAACTTTAACTATGATAGGTAAAGCAACTGGAACTGAGAATAAAGCTAATGAATTAATGGCTTATTATGATGAACAAGTAGCAGAAATGGGCAAATTAGCAGGTGAGAAGAAAATGGTTTATCTTGGAGGAAACAGTGATTTTCTTTCAACTGCAACTGGTAAAATGTATCAAAACTATATGATTGAAACTGCAGGAGCAGTCAATGTAGCATATGAAATAGATGATACATATTGGGCTACTGTTTCATATGAACAATTGTTAGCTTATAACCCCGATGTCATAATAATAGTTCCTGAAGCAGATTATACTAAAGAAGATATATTAAATGATGATAAATTAGCACCTATAAATGCAGTGCAAAATAATGCAATATATGTAATGCCTGATTCGTTTGAGGCATGGGATTCTCCAGTACCATCAGGAATTTTAGGTACAATGTGGTTAACAAGCGTATTAAATGAAGAAAATTATCCGTTTGATTCTTTCAAAGAAGATGTAGCAGAATTCTATGAAAGATTTTATGATTTTACTGTTGATAGTGAGAAGATTACTAAATAA
- the dapA gene encoding 4-hydroxy-tetrahydrodipicolinate synthase, whose amino-acid sequence MVEWGRLITAMVTPFDEILNVDYDGAVSLAKKLEEEGNTALVITGTTGEAPTLTTEEKMNLYKIIKASVNIPIIAGVGTNNTFTSIENAREAQRAGVDGLLVVAPYYNKPDQDSLYCHFKEIAESVKVPIMLYNVPGRTGCNILPETVEKLSQIKNIVALKEASGNITQFAEIIKRVPEEFLIYSGDDGLLLPAMSIGCYGVVSVASHVVGPEIKEMIDAFVSNDTDKAREIHLKLLNIFKDLFIIANPIPVKAALNMTGVKVGGLRLPLTEAREKVLQVLEKDLLELGKI is encoded by the coding sequence ATGGTAGAGTGGGGAAGATTGATAACCGCAATGGTTACACCTTTTGATGAAATTTTAAATGTGGATTACGATGGTGCTGTGTCATTGGCTAAGAAGCTGGAAGAAGAGGGTAATACAGCATTAGTTATTACAGGTACAACAGGTGAAGCACCAACTCTAACAACAGAAGAAAAGATGAATTTATATAAAATAATTAAGGCTAGTGTAAACATTCCTATAATTGCAGGTGTGGGAACTAATAATACCTTTACATCAATTGAAAATGCAAGGGAGGCACAGAGGGCAGGAGTTGATGGACTTTTAGTTGTAGCACCATATTATAATAAGCCAGATCAAGATTCGCTTTACTGCCATTTCAAAGAAATTGCAGAATCTGTTAAAGTACCAATAATGTTGTATAATGTACCCGGTAGAACAGGATGTAATATATTGCCTGAGACAGTTGAAAAGCTATCACAAATAAAAAACATAGTAGCATTAAAGGAGGCTAGTGGTAATATAACTCAGTTCGCTGAAATAATAAAACGTGTACCTGAGGAATTCCTAATTTACTCAGGAGACGATGGATTACTTTTACCAGCAATGTCCATAGGTTGTTATGGTGTAGTAAGTGTTGCTTCTCATGTTGTAGGACCTGAAATTAAGGAAATGATAGATGCTTTTGTATCAAATGATACAGATAAAGCTAGAGAAATACATTTAAAGCTATTAAATATTTTCAAAGATTTGTTTATAATAGCGAATCCTATTCCTGTAAAGGCAGCATTAAATATGACTGGCGTTAAAGTAGGGGGACTTAGGCTTCCATTAACTGAGGCTAGGGAAAAGGTATTACAAGTATTAGAGAAAGACTTATTAGAGTTAGGAAAGATATAA